CGGACACCTGGGACAATCTGTCTTTGCCTCAAAGGATTAAGTAACACAGTTTGGAGCTgacttgaaaatttttttttccttgtaaattgGACCCTGAACATCTTTCATAAACCTGGAATGTTTCATGGAAACGTAATTCTCACTAAACTTAGTCCTGAGGGTACTTTTCTATAAAAGCAGATTCTTGTTTGTTCTGTCTTAACAAATGCATTTGATGATTATAATAACTTTGATAAAAACAGGATTGGACAGGAAGGCATGCCCATTATAAATAAGCCAATTTGATACTAATCCATGCTCAGAGCATAAATATAGCTTTATTAAACACAAGACCGCGCTAAGAAAATCTTTAGtacattttaaagcaaaatgtCCTAGTTCAGCAATGAATCCCAAGGAATCccctacttttaaaaatatacagcaAAACCTGATGTAGTCATATAAAACAGTTGCTAATGGCCATGAATTTATAGTAAACTGTGCAGAGAACAGGAAAAAGGTTCTGATTTTCAGCTGTGGCTCCCCGACAGACAGCGTGACCCTAAACAAGCCAGTGAATTGTATTTAAATAGAGGAGCAGCTATTACGTTACGCTTTTGACGTCTTTCGAGTTCCATTACGGAGGTGGCTGAACCTAGTGCCGCTTACTGAACTCGTCAGACGCTGTTAGACACTTTACATTTTCCTAATACACCAACACTGTCAGCTTGCCTTCACTCTACAGGTGAGCAGGTTGAGGCTGGGAGAGATTGAATAACTGACCTGTGTTCAGAGAGCTAGCTGGTAAGTAGTGGAGGAGTggcttgaacccaggtctgtcttgCTGCAAAATCTGTGCCCTTTCCACTACACTTAGCAGGAGAGTAAATCCCTCACTTTGGGAAGCTGTTTCCTTTCTTCCAGATGTTTAAGAATGAAGTTGTTTGGTACATGACTTCTAGGATCTTAAAGAGCTGCTGGTAATTCCTGTAACTTCTCGTATTGGTAAACTGCTGCTGGAATATGGTACTTAATTGTTTTTGCTGCTACATCTTGGTTTAAGATATTATACAAATTAAAATGGAATTCCTtcacaattttattaatttttagatGCTGACTTAAATTTTAGCATTTGATATCTCTACTTTAGGCATGAATATAGGAGCCTCATTTAAAATGCTAAATGTAAGCTGGAGTAAGGCCTTAATAATTTTCACATAATCAGTTACCGATAAATGAAGTGGGTCTATAGAAATGTTTTTGAAGTGAATTTCTATAGGATTTTTTTACTGCATGCCTCTAAACGATGAAAGTCTGTTGGCGCTTGCAACTCCTGCAAAGCTGATTCTTCTGGAGGGGGTGTGTGTTGCTCCAGTTTATTCTGTTCAGGGACTAACATCCAAAGCACATTTCTATCTCAACACTGCAGTCAGATGATATAGCCTGCTTCTTAATTCCTGCTGATAATGTTTGCTTCTTGAcaattatttgcaatgaagtaaaGCTTTACGATTTGTGGCATGGTGAGAGCAAAGTTTCTCATGCAAAACGAAGTTGCACTGAGTAGAAACTGTCCATATGTCACAGTAATGGCTATCCACATATATTTTCTCCCCTTTGTTTCACAAAAGGTGGCTTACAGTGTACACTGTTCTGCACCTACGTTGGttgttctttttaatttgttataAAATCCGCTTAGGTATAAGTAAGGCAATATTGTACATGAATTGCCTTATCTTGTGCCTAAATGGATTAGTAGGAGAAGaattctggtttgttttttttttagtataatacTATCACATGAATTGGTAAGGAATTGTTCCTTcctaaaaatgtgtatttatttCTAGCCAGTTTTATGATGTCCTTTTGGGCACTAAGCATGCATGTAAGTGCGTGGTTAGATTGATTTGGAGGGCGGTAATTTCTTTTTGAAAGAATTTGTGCCAATTCTTTTTCCTCTCCAAAAGAAGTGGTCTCAGAGTGTGGGCTCTGTGCCTAATGTCAATTCCAtaaggcttctctgttgtgtttctttttccttatcCCTCATTATTCTCCCTCCATGAAGATGTACACCTATAATCAGGCGTTTCTTTATTTTAGAGTTACTTGTCATTTCAGACAGCATGGACCAACAGAACAGGCTTGAGTGGGAGGGAGACAAAATTATATAAACTGTATTCATAATTAAATATTTGTTTCCAGGGAAGGTGAAAATGCTTTGTACTCTTTTTCCTTTGGCTTTTTTACACCAAAAGAGCTTGTcatgcagcaacaacaacaacaaaaaagtggcCAAGGGCAAAGAAAACTCTTCTCTTTCcatgttggtttgtttttattgtaagaCAAACCTTTCATGTTTTATTGTTACAAAGTTTAAACCTGGCCCAGAGGTGCCAATCTTTAGTGGAAACAGCTGCAGAGTTGTGTCCCCTGATCAGGTGAGACCTTCTTTGAAGCAGCATGTtgccttttaaaagaaaatcgAGCATGTGAGAACTTGAACCTGTAAAACTCATCAGTGAGTTCCACCATTGTTTATATGTTAAATAACTGAGATAGCTAACTTGAAGTAAAATGTTGGCATTTAAAAATCATATCTGAGTTATTTTTCCAAAGAGAATAGTCTTGTTATTCTGTGTCTTAAAAATataggaaaggaggaagaaagggaagaaaatcacTCTGAATAATCGAAGATGTAGCAGCAGCCCAGTTTAACTAAGACCGCAGTGCACGGTCCTTGGTAACTTCTTTTGGCTAGTCCAAactgtagttttggtttcataTTTGCGGGTAAATGCCCTCAATAGGAGCAAAACTGGGTGGTTGGGCATATACCTGAATTTAGAATAAAGTCTAGAAAGATTTTCTACTCCCTATTGATTGATGTTGAAAGCATTCTCGTCTTTTTGATTGAGCGATATTAGTAGCAGTGGACTTGGCATCATTCATGGTCTACTCCTAGGAAAAGTTGAGCATCAGAGAGCTTTTTTCCTTGGGGGGAAATAGAAGAGACAGGCATGGAATCAGAGGGACAAGAAAAATgctgaaatattttccttttggacTTTTGATTTGTTTGCCAAAAGCTTGCCTCCAGATGTAGAAGACCAAAGGCTCTGATTGTAAGCCATTATGTTTTTACTGGCCTACCTCCCCACCCCATTGCCTGGTTTGAAATCTGTGAGCCAGTCCAAATCCTTTACCTCATTTTCTAGTACCAATTTGCTGTCTTACTCATCTTCCAGCTGCAAGGGGGTGAGGCACGTTGCCTTGAAATTGAACCCTGTGCCATTTTATAAGCCAGGCAACAGCAGATTATTGCCAGGATTACCAATCGTGGTGATTCCCATTTCTCTGAAGTTCTTGAATCATGCCAACCAGGTAAATTCGTGTTTGTGACATGTGCAATAGCATTAGTGTGGAAGTAAATCTGAATAGCCCTTGTGGCTTTGTGTAGTCTTGTTCCTACCCTGGTTGCCTAGTGTTCTGGGCTGTTGCATGGGAAGCACAGTCCATTTCTTGCCTATATCTTACTTCACTGGCAGTAGAAATCTTGTCATGCCAGTTCCCCTTGGGGAGGTAGTGATTATTTAGGGGTTTAAATTGTAGGGAAATCCAGTATCTGGACATAGTGGGTATAGTGGCTTTGGAACTTAGCAGACTTGGGCCCAGCACACTGCTCAACCATTAACTAAACAGTATCCTTGGCAAGTTATTTTCTGCATGTGTAAAATGGGACATAAGACCACATCTGGTTGTCGTTTGGTACTCACAGGATATACTCCTATATTAGTACCCATTCCTTTTCATTATGTCAATCTTGAATAGGTTAGCTATTATCTGTAAACTAACTAGTTTTCCACAGTTTCATTAAATTATATGGAAATTGGAATGGCATGAGTGATTTTCAGATACTGCATTTTAAGTTGAGTACCAAAACAGTACCTAATGTGGGGTCTGTTGGACATGGCAAAGTAGTGATTTTTCATTcatcaagagacacaccttatggCCACGTATATATGGTACACAAGAATTACCAAAAATCATCCTGGGTAAGTAGCATAAATGCTTTCTTCATGCCAACACCAACTGGATTGTTGTATAGGtgtaaaaagaattagttgatccTTGTTATATGCTGAGTCTGTATTTGTGACCTTGTCTACTCACTGAAATTTATTTGTAGCCTCAAAATCAGTACTCATAGTGGTCATTCCTGGATAAACACAAAGCAGCTAAAAATTTGAGTTGCCTCATGGGCTCTGCTCTGCCTTCTTGTTCCAACTCTCATGCTGTAAACAGGTGTCCTTTGCACCGTCTAGTGCCACGTGTTTTTGCGTTTTTTTGCGTTTTTTTGGCgatttcactgtttaaaatggccccaaAGTGTAGTGCTGAAGTGCTCTCTAATGTTCCTAAACACAAGGAGGCTGTGATGTACCTTAAGGAGAAAATAACGTTGATAAGGTTCATCCAGGTATGCATTATAGTGCTGTCGGccgtgagttcaatgttaatgaacaacaacaatatatattacaTAAGATGTCTTTGAACAGAAACatataaaacaaggttatgtacTGATTGGTTAACAAAactgttgtgaccagaggcttgtAGGAACCTAACTCTGTGTTCCCCTAGGAGAAATGGCTCAATATTCACAAATTCAGTGTTCGTGGTGACATTATAGAACATAACTTACCATAAATAGTAAGAATTGACTGTacacctattcctcacttatCAAATATCTTGTTATTTGACATTTCGCACTTACAACagtagtaaaaaaatctactgtctgaCTGTTTTGCGTGTTAACAATGTACAcgtggcagtaatgaacactgaggtgTGAGCAAGAGTATTGCTGCCTATGATGCCTAAggatatatgtcaacttggctgggccatgattctcagtggtttggcagttatgtaatgatataatttggcagttgtgtaatgatgtagtcatcctccattttattaTAACACtgattttttacataatgacctgctctttggaacctaaccatgtcgataagtgaggagtgggtatacttGGGTCCAGAAAGATGTGGATTGGCTTGCTTCCTCATGGTAAAGCTCTCTGCATTTGGAGCAGAAAGATCAAGTTACTTGACTAAGGAGTACTTTGAATTTTTACATTGCAGTGGTATAAAATCATGGTTAGAGAAGACATTCTTGGAACTTCTGCagcacaaatttgaaaacaaggCAAATAAGAATTGGGGCTTTTATGTGGTGCTTAACTGCAAAGAGGTTGGTCAAGAGCTTTGCTGGACCATGGAGTGAATGCTCAGTAAAGAGCATCACAGTGCTCTGATAGACCTTTGAAAACAATTGCTCTGTCAAatctgaaaacaaaaaccaatcaGCTTTTAGCTCTCTTCCTTGGCGTGTATAGCTTACTCTTTTGATAATAGTGAAATAAGTTTTTCTCATAGTATgtgaggtgattttttttccctaaggtttattttgttgttattaagaattatacacagcaaaacacacaccaattcaacaatgtctacatgtacaatttagtgacattaattacattctttgagttgtacaaccattgttaccttctttttctgagttgttcctcacttattagcataaactcactgcccccaaggttcctatttaatctttcgagttgctgttgtcaccttAACCCCATATAGTtctatatatctacatatatataattattattactattattttattgtgctttaggtgaaagtttacagctcaagttaatttctcatacaaaatttatacacatattgttatgtgacattagttgcaattcctataatgtggcagcacacttcccctttccacccggggtttcttgtgtccattcagccagtttctgtctcttcctgcctctggacaagagccgcccatttggtctcatgtatccgcttgaactaagaagcacactcttcatgagtattattttatgttttataatccatcctaacctttgtctgaagagtgggcttcaggaatggttttagtactGGGTTAatagagcatctgggggccatggcttcggggattcctccagtctcagacagaccattaattaagtctggtctgtttaagtgaatttgagttctgctccatactttcttccttctctgtcagggactctctgttgtgttccctttcagggtggtcattggtggtagctgggcaccatctagttcttctcatctcaggctgatagagcctctgatttatgtcatgtagatagttcttaaaagagcataatgctcaaggcagatattttttctagttaagctaaactgttcagtttgaagaagacttcaggagatgtttttagtttaaggtttaaatattatctcagggcaatagtttcaggggttcatccaccctccatggctccagaaagtctggagtccatgagaatttgaaattctggtctacattttccttcttttgatcaggattcttctatggaatctttgatcaaattgttcagtaatggtagctaggcaccatccagttcttctggtctcatggaaagGAGGCACGGAAGCAATTAGCAACACATTCCGTATCCTTCTCTTATATCTGACTCTCCTTTtccctttgttgctccaggtgaatagagaccacttgttgtgccttagatggcgggttgcaagcttttaagaccccaggcattacgCAGCAAACCAGGAGAGAAAATAGGAGCACTAACCACGTtactaggccagttaactgggatgacccaggaaaccatgatcctaaacctccaaaccaaggaatctaATCCCATGAggcatttggttgtacataaacagcctcagcagctacttttttttttttggtctttgttgcaaatacGTCACACAagctttgccaattcaacttttaacaggtgtacaacttatgaacagcagttacaataatcagctgtgcaaccctacccttaatgtaatttttctatcactgttaacCCCATCCTTTTCCACCTCCCTTCCACCcctaggtaaccactaataaactttggtctctgtacatttgccttttcttatcttttcatataaatgaggtcatacaataattgtccttttgtgattgacttatttcactcagcataatgtcttcaagctccgtccatattgtagtatgtatcaggacttcatttctcctcctggctgagtagtattctgttatgtgtatgtaccacattttgttcatctgttcatttgttgatgagcatttaggttgtttccaccttctggctgctgtgaatagtgctgcagtgaacattggtgtaccagTCTCTGTttcaatctctgctttcaagtcttttgggtatatacctaggagtggagttgctggatcatgtggtagttctatttttagttttttgaggaaccaccacactgttctcCACGATGATTATACCgttctgcattcccaccaggatTGAGTAAGGGTTCCAattgaggtgatttttttttttttttaaagtgataccATGGACAAATGTTTTTATTCTATATTAATACACCTTACGAAAAAATATATAGCTAGCAGTCATTTATGGTTTCACTGATACTTATGTTCAGGCTAAATATCAGTAAGTGcatgcattgattttttttctatttaagaaaatgattaaataaataatggtgtAGGTGATGTGTGGATTTTAGTAAAAATTGTGAAGGTGGCACCAGAACGACTAAGGTGTGAGAAATACTGGTAAAAATGAGGATTTGGTTGTTTTTCTTAAACGGAACTTTCCTTTTTCCAAGCTTATTATATTCCTTTGAGATTTGATTTAAAATcagatatttaaaatgttttctaccAGACCATCGTAATAGGCTTGTGTTTGTTCTTTATAGTGAAAGCTAGTTTTATTTCTAAAGACAGTGGTTGAAAGTGCACTGTGAATAAAGTAAGGGGAGGGAGTTCATCTCCACACCCGGGACTTGGGGAGAAGTGCTTTCCCTGCCTGGACACTCTGGCTTAGGTGATGGCGCAGCCTTTGGGAttgttatggagcagttctttccACCTTCTCAAAAAGCAACCATCACTCAACAGGCTGGAGTGACCAGGGGAGCTTCCTGTTGACATCGTTTAGCTGACCTTCAGGCTGCTGCACCATCTGTAAGATCGGTAGGAGAGCCCAGGGTACCCAAGGCTACTGGAAAGCAGTACAGGGCTGGTCTGTTCTTGGCTTGGTCCCTGCCCCCCCACCAAAGGCTTGTCTAGACAGAATGGTGAATAAAGTTGTTATCCTGTTGTGGATCAGGGGACCAAAGGCATCTGTATAACAGCCTCTGACAACAAGAAAGAAGGTTGGAAATGAGAAAATCAACTCTGTATCCAATTATGagaaaaataatcttctgttttaTAGATGGTCACATTTAAgaaatgttaattttattttttgtcaagTTATGAGATTTAACatgtttttccttcctcttcgTAGGTACTGGTTTTGGATTAGGAGTAGTTTTCTCACTTACCTTCTTTAAAAGTAAGTGTTACTCTCACTGCTTTTCTAACATGCTGTCATACTGTAGGCATACATAGCAGAGACCCTTCAGGAAGGCGTATCCAGAAGGCTGCCAACCCATCCTCTTCTGGGGTTAGGTAGGCTAATGTAAAATGAGCTAGACAAAGAATGTGGACTCAGAAGAGGTCCAAATGGGTTGGGTATCTCCAGAATTCCCCCTGGACATTGAGTCAGGGTGAAATCTTAAATATGATATCATTGTAAAAGTCTGTACTTTATGCCAGTGAGTCATTTGACCAAATGTACACCCTTAAATATTTCTAATTAACTGCAAATTTTTCTAAAGGAACTTGAAAATGAGAGTCCTGCTAGCAGTAAAAACAAGTGGACCAGAAATACACATGTTCCTTAGCCAAAAATTCTCCTAAGCAGAGGGTAGGCAATGTCCCTTTTCGTTTTGTGGAAGAACTTTTGAAGTCTGGATATTGAATGGAAGCAACTTTCCATGAAGAACTGGCTGGGAATACAGaactgaaaccaaaaaccaaacccgctgcgatcaagtagattccgactcatagccaccctataggacaaagtagaactgccccatagggtttccaaggctgtaactctttacggaagcagactgccacacctttctcctgtggagcagctggtggattcaaaccggtgacctttctgttaacagcaaaGCACTTACAGCCTGTACCCGCAGGGCTCCCGTAATACGTAActagagaatcagaattaacacaTCGTGCTGATATGAAATAATCATTTGCAGCATTGGTTTAAGTAAACGCCATGACTTATAAGAAAAATGTGTAAATACTTGTGAAattcttacatatttttaaaattcaagcaTGTTGAAAGATATTACTGTTCCTGATGAGGTTAAGAAATTAGTTAAAATAAGCAAGTGATTAGAGCTGACATGGAAGAGTTAAAAGGTTCCATCATGCCTCCTCTTGTCATATTGTACCACTTGTTTACCTTGAACCTAGCAatataggcacttaataaattaaCAAGTTTACTAACAGACCCCCTTTTTTGCCATTAATTAAACACCGACAAAAGCGTATGGTATATTATAGTCATCAGTTTGGTGTATGTTGAATATTTACTGAACCCTAAGCAAATGTATTTAAGTGAGGAAAAAGCTTTATCATCCCCTAATAGTTCCCTATTGGGATTTTCCATTTTCTGTTCACTAGGAAGAATGTGGCCATTAGCCTTTGGTTCTGGCATGGGATTGGGAATGGCCTACTCCAACTGTCAGCATGATTTCCAGGCTCCATATCTTCTTCATGGAAAATATGTCAGAGTATGTACAGAATTTATATTTTGCTgtctttcaaaagaaaaagagtTGGTTTCTCCTGAGCCCCTGAAGAATTCTTTAGAGGGCGTATAATCAATAAACTGTTTTTTATCATTGGGGCATCAGTGAGACCGTAATTGCTCTTTAGTGATG
This DNA window, taken from Elephas maximus indicus isolate mEleMax1 chromosome 3, mEleMax1 primary haplotype, whole genome shotgun sequence, encodes the following:
- the MICOS10 gene encoding MICOS complex subunit MIC10, with the translated sequence MSESELGRKWDRCLADAVVKIGTGFGLGVVFSLTFFKRRMWPLAFGSGMGLGMAYSNCQHDFQAPYLLHGKYVREQ